A single window of Paenibacillus sp. SYP-B4298 DNA harbors:
- a CDS encoding phosphoribosyltransferase family protein — MNDKTSRLSSALPDRSRHIYNVLEELEVTIDVHSNPCGLPLDALFRMAARLNKKRSFLFVSRVLGKHIPVPPSLSLLAGAALACLYGQQHRQVEEIAAAFIDPHQAGAVYRRIRQHKLTVKEPLLFIGFAETATALGHSMYDMFDGPVRYLHTTREMLTSREPVISFEEEHSHATSHRCYPLDAQFLSGGETVVLVDDELTTGKTACNIISSLHQRCPRPRYVVASLLDWRSEADKQRFRELERTLGITIECVALVQGELTISGALSEEQLKALLPTTLNSLPDAPLAGQVKRHDIGRFFTHAEADSPRALAYSIGAALNHHEAGAAPAHSSLPPQSPAPYLQWTGRFGLDATGQQELDEQLEAAAAWLRGLRRGERLLCMGTGEFMYIPMRIAALLGQGTMYQSSTRSPVHPLAHKDYAIQNAYRYLSPDDPQTLNYMYNISPGQYDELFVFMERSIGEAQEAPFVEALRATRIPMIHIIYCSREPDAEVSA, encoded by the coding sequence ATGAACGACAAAACTTCACGGCTCTCCTCGGCACTGCCGGACAGGAGCCGCCACATTTACAACGTATTAGAGGAGTTGGAGGTCACTATTGACGTCCATAGCAATCCGTGCGGCCTGCCGCTCGATGCGTTGTTCCGCATGGCAGCACGCTTGAACAAGAAGCGCAGCTTCCTGTTCGTCAGCCGGGTTCTGGGCAAGCATATCCCCGTGCCGCCAAGTCTGTCTCTGCTCGCTGGAGCGGCACTGGCCTGTCTGTATGGACAACAGCATCGCCAGGTTGAAGAGATTGCCGCAGCGTTCATCGACCCGCATCAAGCGGGCGCGGTCTACCGCCGGATACGGCAGCACAAGCTGACGGTGAAGGAGCCGCTGTTGTTTATCGGCTTTGCCGAGACAGCTACGGCGCTCGGACACAGCATGTATGACATGTTTGACGGGCCGGTACGCTACCTGCACACGACGCGCGAGATGCTAACGAGCCGCGAGCCGGTGATCAGCTTTGAGGAGGAGCATTCCCATGCCACCTCGCATCGCTGCTACCCGCTGGATGCCCAGTTTCTATCCGGTGGGGAGACGGTGGTGCTGGTCGATGACGAGCTCACTACCGGCAAGACCGCATGCAATATCATCTCCAGCCTGCACCAGCGCTGCCCGCGTCCCCGTTATGTCGTCGCAAGTCTGCTCGACTGGCGCTCGGAGGCGGACAAGCAACGCTTTCGCGAGCTGGAGCGCACACTTGGCATCACCATCGAGTGCGTAGCGCTCGTTCAGGGCGAGCTGACTATATCCGGGGCACTCAGCGAGGAACAACTGAAGGCCTTGCTGCCGACTACGCTCAACAGCCTGCCGGACGCTCCGCTGGCCGGACAGGTGAAGCGACATGACATTGGACGCTTCTTCACTCATGCTGAAGCGGATTCCCCCCGTGCTCTCGCTTACTCTATCGGTGCAGCCTTGAATCATCATGAGGCTGGCGCGGCACCCGCCCACAGTTCCCTGCCTCCACAATCGCCCGCTCCCTATCTGCAATGGACAGGCCGATTCGGCCTCGATGCCACCGGTCAGCAGGAGCTGGACGAGCAGTTGGAAGCAGCCGCTGCCTGGCTGCGAGGCTTGCGCCGCGGGGAGCGGCTGCTCTGTATGGGAACGGGAGAGTTTATGTACATTCCGATGCGGATCGCAGCGCTGCTGGGCCAAGGTACGATGTACCAATCCAGTACCCGCAGCCCGGTTCACCCGCTAGCGCACAAGGACTATGCGATTCAGAATGCCTATCGCTATCTGTCCCCTGATGATCCACAAACATTGAATTATATGTACAATATCAGCCCTGGGCAATATGATGAGCTGTTCGTCTTCATGGAGCGAAGCATCGGGGAAGCTCAGGAGGCTCCATTCGTGGAGGCGCTGCGGGCTACACGCATCCCTATGATCCATATCATCTATTGCAGCCGGGAGCCTGACGCGGAGGTGAGCGCATGA
- a CDS encoding cysteine protease StiP family protein: protein MTAKTAPLTGSYSAEDVEFLLKDLSEVKLERPTEDREEALQSGVHYSEMLPVEYQPSESYIQLFHQTLAATSRKVALAAAACAELIIAKRGYNTTIASLARAGTPIGILIKRYIRQLHGRELPHYSISIIRGKGIDENAVHYMLRRHPDHSIQFVDGWTGKGAIRQVLTRACADFQARYGISLNDDLAVLADPGCCAETYGTREDFLIPSACLNSTVSGLMSRTVLRADLIGPQDFHGAKFYKEWLEQDVSNLFVDRIAAHFEEVAQEARELAAARLGDPAQMAVTWQGITSIRRLQEAHGIDDMNLVKPGVGETTRVLLRRVPWKILIDRADNPNLEHIMLLAQDRGVAVEIDPQLEYSCCGLIKKLKGAANE from the coding sequence ATGACAGCAAAGACGGCTCCGCTCACTGGCAGCTATTCGGCCGAGGATGTGGAGTTTCTGCTCAAGGATCTGAGCGAGGTCAAGCTGGAGCGACCCACGGAGGATCGCGAGGAGGCATTGCAGTCCGGGGTTCATTATTCCGAGATGCTGCCGGTGGAATATCAGCCATCGGAGTCCTATATCCAGCTCTTTCACCAGACGCTTGCGGCCACGTCGCGCAAGGTCGCGCTCGCCGCGGCTGCCTGCGCTGAGCTGATTATCGCCAAGCGCGGATACAATACGACCATCGCCTCGCTGGCCCGCGCCGGCACACCGATCGGCATCCTGATCAAGCGGTATATCCGGCAGTTGCATGGCCGGGAGCTGCCGCATTATAGCATCTCGATCATCCGTGGCAAGGGAATCGACGAGAATGCCGTCCATTACATGCTGCGCCGCCATCCCGACCATTCGATTCAGTTCGTTGACGGGTGGACTGGCAAGGGTGCCATTCGTCAGGTGCTTACCCGCGCTTGTGCAGATTTCCAGGCGCGCTACGGCATCAGCCTGAACGATGACCTGGCTGTACTCGCTGATCCAGGCTGCTGTGCGGAGACCTATGGAACAAGGGAAGACTTCCTGATCCCAAGCGCTTGCCTCAACTCCACCGTATCCGGTCTGATGAGCCGCACGGTCCTGCGGGCCGACCTCATCGGGCCACAGGACTTCCACGGCGCCAAGTTCTATAAGGAATGGCTGGAGCAGGATGTATCGAATCTGTTCGTTGACCGGATCGCGGCTCACTTCGAGGAGGTGGCGCAGGAGGCTCGGGAGCTGGCTGCCGCCAGACTAGGCGATCCCGCGCAGATGGCGGTGACCTGGCAAGGCATAACCTCTATAAGGCGGCTGCAGGAGGCTCACGGCATCGATGATATGAACCTGGTCAAGCCGGGTGTAGGCGAGACGACACGGGTGCTGCTGCGGCGGGTACCATGGAAGATTCTGATCGATAGAGCCGATAATCCCAATCTGGAGCACATCATGCTGCTGGCTCAGGATCGCGGCGTCGCCGTGGAGATTGACCCGCAGTTGGAATATTCATGCTGTGGCCTGATCAAGAAGCTGAAGGGAGCGGCGAACGAATGA
- a CDS encoding HAD family hydrolase yields MIFASDLDRTLLYSLHALGGSLPSYPVIVAEQAEGRAISYISRTTAELLRDLERQAIVFIPVTTRTIAQYSRIQFFATEMVPKYAIVSNGGNVLIEGTPRQEWTEHIHQQLANCAPAAEVDNLFERSFASPDWTVKRTHSDELFYTVQLVRERLPDGLDRELQTALQPLNWTVSLQGRKLYLVPSCVNKGAALRYIKTLTSRPRVAAAGDSLLDESLLAEASFALVPRHGEFKQYYGDQSPYPYTEAAGMDAAHELITRAMEWFNTYAYN; encoded by the coding sequence ATGATCTTTGCCAGCGATCTCGACCGCACCCTGCTCTACTCGCTCCATGCGCTGGGAGGCTCACTTCCCTCCTACCCGGTCATCGTGGCCGAGCAGGCCGAGGGGCGCGCCATTTCCTATATTAGCCGAACGACGGCTGAGCTGCTCCGTGACCTAGAACGGCAAGCGATAGTATTCATTCCTGTAACGACCCGAACCATCGCGCAATACAGCCGCATTCAATTTTTCGCGACAGAGATGGTTCCCAAGTATGCCATCGTGAGCAACGGCGGCAATGTGCTGATCGAAGGCACGCCCCGGCAGGAATGGACGGAGCATATTCATCAGCAGTTGGCTAACTGCGCCCCTGCTGCGGAAGTGGACAACCTGTTCGAGCGCAGCTTCGCCTCGCCGGACTGGACCGTGAAGCGGACGCATTCCGACGAGCTGTTCTATACCGTGCAGTTGGTACGCGAGCGCTTGCCGGATGGGCTAGACCGTGAGCTGCAGACCGCGCTGCAGCCGTTGAACTGGACGGTGTCGCTGCAAGGACGCAAGCTTTATCTGGTTCCTTCCTGTGTGAACAAAGGGGCTGCACTTCGTTACATTAAGACGCTTACGAGCAGACCGCGAGTGGCAGCGGCTGGCGATTCCCTGCTCGATGAATCACTGTTGGCGGAGGCCAGCTTCGCCCTAGTCCCCAGGCATGGTGAGTTCAAGCAATATTATGGAGATCAGTCTCCCTACCCTTATACCGAAGCAGCGGGCATGGATGCCGCTCATGAATTGATTACACGGGCAATGGAGTGGTTCAATACGTATGCATACAATTAA
- a CDS encoding ATP-grasp domain-containing protein, whose product MHTINIWFNRWFSVAYHYMNMLRDNPDGRPVRLFGTHPDLEHMSLQACDVKEAEPEVTGEAYIEFCLDFCRRHHIHVFIPRLHLLDIARHAERFAAIGTSVMACRNIDLLERMMHKDQFYELAQRTGAVPVPDYEIVRDAAGFKAAYTKLQEKGHRVCIKPTLAEGGKGFRVIVDHKQPLTELYDWVNHRMTLDEAMQTLSSAEQFEPLMVMELLPGDEVSIDCVATAEGELLTAIPRRKLPGRVYLLEDKDELLAIASQVAASCRIPYAYNIQVKYNQATAKLLEINPRLSGGAYLSCLSGVNLPYLAVQAVLGHEVAKPSPELGIRVSYVEQPVRLRNV is encoded by the coding sequence ATGCATACAATTAACATCTGGTTTAACCGCTGGTTTTCGGTAGCTTATCATTATATGAACATGCTGCGGGACAATCCGGACGGACGACCTGTCCGCCTGTTCGGTACCCATCCTGATCTGGAGCATATGTCCCTTCAGGCCTGCGATGTCAAGGAGGCAGAGCCGGAGGTAACAGGCGAGGCTTACATTGAGTTCTGCCTTGACTTCTGCCGAAGACATCACATTCATGTCTTTATTCCCCGTCTGCATCTGCTCGACATTGCCCGCCATGCGGAGCGGTTCGCTGCGATCGGAACTTCGGTGATGGCTTGTCGTAATATTGACCTGCTGGAGCGCATGATGCATAAGGATCAATTCTACGAGCTGGCGCAGCGCACCGGTGCGGTTCCAGTTCCCGATTATGAGATCGTCAGGGATGCCGCCGGATTCAAGGCCGCCTACACGAAGCTGCAGGAGAAGGGACATCGTGTGTGCATCAAGCCGACCTTGGCTGAGGGAGGCAAGGGCTTCCGCGTGATCGTCGATCACAAGCAGCCGCTCACCGAGCTGTACGATTGGGTCAATCACCGGATGACGTTGGACGAAGCGATGCAGACCTTGTCCTCGGCGGAGCAATTCGAGCCGCTGATGGTTATGGAGCTGCTGCCAGGAGACGAGGTCAGTATTGACTGTGTCGCAACCGCCGAGGGCGAGCTGCTTACGGCGATTCCGCGCCGCAAGCTGCCTGGTCGCGTCTATCTGCTGGAGGATAAGGATGAACTACTCGCTATCGCGTCACAGGTAGCTGCCAGTTGCCGCATTCCCTATGCGTATAACATTCAAGTAAAGTATAATCAAGCTACAGCCAAGCTGCTAGAGATTAATCCGCGTCTTTCTGGAGGCGCCTATCTGTCCTGTCTGTCTGGTGTCAACCTGCCTTATCTGGCTGTACAAGCCGTGCTCGGCCATGAAGTCGCCAAGCCCTCGCCAGAGCTAGGCATCCGTGTCAGCTATGTGGAGCAGCCTGTGCGACTGCGCAACGTCTAG
- a CDS encoding toxic anion resistance protein, giving the protein MAANPLVRIKEEDTAKMEHEAIQLMQRVSAADSMELEPLMDQIGRMGQKTMEKAGQSLAMLDRPVKELMSGKRDEIPNNILKLRSEIESLSKSKQLGFLDRMLRKTALKNYVYKYQSVRTNVDAIIQSLRHGRDTLQENVVYMKNLKKSSIQEVYNLELRIAMGNKLKALFEQEMAKPENADRITHLEKGLRKVVTRVQSFTEMIMLYQQAIAGADIINDNNDKLIDSVDATIDKTQHLLTVSAMISMALDDQLKTIDAVNSANATLQHMFEENSRLLKETTQKTTELMGKPGMQMESVDRAMSDLYTALDLYEQSNRSIIQSANEHTKRMTDINQQLSQRLGLTQGNTASLPSAEQPLSSFLE; this is encoded by the coding sequence ATGGCAGCAAATCCTTTGGTTCGCATCAAGGAGGAAGATACGGCCAAGATGGAACACGAGGCGATACAGCTCATGCAGAGAGTATCCGCCGCGGACAGTATGGAGCTTGAACCACTGATGGATCAGATTGGCCGAATGGGTCAAAAAACGATGGAAAAAGCCGGGCAATCGCTGGCGATGCTTGACCGTCCGGTCAAGGAGCTGATGTCGGGCAAGCGCGACGAAATTCCCAACAACATATTAAAGCTGCGCAGCGAGATCGAATCGCTCAGCAAGAGCAAGCAGCTTGGCTTCCTGGATCGTATGCTGCGTAAAACAGCGCTCAAAAACTATGTATATAAGTATCAGTCCGTCAGAACGAACGTTGACGCTATCATTCAATCCTTGCGCCACGGGCGCGATACATTGCAAGAGAATGTCGTCTACATGAAGAATCTGAAGAAGTCGTCCATTCAAGAGGTATACAACCTGGAGCTGCGTATTGCTATGGGCAACAAGCTGAAGGCGCTATTCGAGCAGGAGATGGCCAAGCCTGAAAATGCCGACCGCATCACTCATCTGGAGAAAGGGCTCCGCAAGGTCGTTACCCGTGTTCAATCGTTCACCGAGATGATCATGCTATACCAGCAAGCCATTGCGGGCGCCGATATTATTAATGACAATAACGACAAGCTCATCGACTCTGTCGATGCCACCATCGATAAGACGCAGCATCTGTTGACCGTATCCGCGATGATTTCCATGGCGCTTGACGACCAGCTCAAGACAATTGATGCCGTCAATTCAGCTAATGCGACACTACAGCATATGTTTGAAGAGAATTCTCGTCTGCTGAAGGAAACGACGCAGAAAACGACCGAGCTGATGGGCAAACCGGGGATGCAGATGGAATCGGTTGACCGCGCGATGAGCGATCTATATACAGCGCTGGATCTGTACGAGCAGTCCAACCGCAGCATTATTCAATCGGCTAACGAGCATACGAAGCGCATGACGGACATTAACCAACAGCTTAGCCAGCGGCTCGGCCTGACCCAGGGCAATACGGCATCCTTGCCTTCAGCCGAGCAGCCGCTGTCCAGCTTTTTGGAATAA
- a CDS encoding Dabb family protein, whose product MSAEWILHSVIFTLKHPAGSEEEQRFLQDGEAALTAIPVVKNFRVYRQVSPKNDYDYGFAMEFANQEEYDAYNAHPIHVKFVQERWETEVERFLEIDYRHHA is encoded by the coding sequence ATGTCAGCAGAATGGATATTGCATTCCGTTATATTTACATTGAAGCATCCTGCAGGATCGGAGGAAGAGCAGCGCTTCTTGCAAGATGGGGAGGCGGCGCTAACAGCGATTCCCGTTGTCAAGAACTTTCGAGTATACCGTCAGGTCAGCCCCAAGAATGATTATGATTACGGGTTTGCTATGGAGTTTGCCAATCAGGAAGAATACGACGCCTATAATGCGCATCCGATTCATGTAAAGTTCGTGCAGGAGAGATGGGAGACAGAAGTTGAGCGCTTCCTGGAGATTGACTATCGTCATCATGCTTGA
- a CDS encoding carbohydrate ABC transporter permease, which yields MTKSYNKRLWILDLLMLPVGLIAFFPFYLIIVNTFKTMQDAAKSPMALPSKWIFSNYVQVFEETSILLSFWNSLTITVCSVLLIVLIGAMAAYPVVFNTNRFTRFAMLYLLAGFMIPFQATLIPLFQLMSGLQLIDKIYGLIILYMSGSVFVFFLMMGYMKSIPRELPEAAVIDGCSIGGIFWRIIFPLLKPITITSIIFQTMWIWNDFLAPMLFLNSTSKSTLVLQIYKAKGEFTVDWPMFMTLTIVTLVPIFIFFIIMQKHIVKGIAAGAVKG from the coding sequence ATGACGAAAAGCTATAATAAACGGTTATGGATTCTAGACCTGCTCATGCTCCCTGTCGGATTGATTGCATTCTTCCCGTTTTATCTGATTATTGTCAACACGTTCAAGACGATGCAAGATGCCGCGAAGAGCCCGATGGCGCTCCCTTCGAAGTGGATCTTTAGCAACTATGTTCAGGTGTTCGAAGAGACCTCGATCTTGCTCAGCTTTTGGAACAGCTTGACCATCACCGTCTGTTCTGTCTTGTTGATTGTACTGATTGGTGCGATGGCGGCCTACCCGGTTGTATTCAATACGAATCGATTCACACGGTTCGCTATGCTCTATCTGCTCGCCGGATTCATGATTCCGTTCCAGGCGACTCTCATTCCGTTATTCCAACTGATGAGTGGTCTGCAATTGATCGACAAAATATATGGCTTGATCATTCTGTATATGAGCGGCTCGGTGTTCGTCTTCTTCCTCATGATGGGCTATATGAAGTCGATCCCGCGGGAGCTGCCCGAAGCGGCTGTCATTGATGGTTGTAGTATAGGGGGCATCTTCTGGCGGATCATCTTTCCGCTGCTTAAACCCATTACGATCACAAGTATCATCTTTCAGACGATGTGGATATGGAATGACTTTTTGGCGCCGATGCTGTTTTTGAACTCCACCTCCAAGTCGACGCTCGTTCTGCAAATTTATAAAGCCAAAGGCGAATTTACCGTTGATTGGCCGATGTTCATGACACTTACGATTGTTACATTGGTGCCGATCTTCATCTTCTTTATCATTATGCAAAAGCATATCGTCAAGGGAATCGCTGCTGGTGCTGTCAAGGGCTGA
- a CDS encoding carbohydrate ABC transporter permease translates to MTKFARQLQFQMFLLPILVIYSVFTIYPLIKSFFLSFTNFDGYTEAYDFIGLKNYARIFSDDAITSAISYTLFFTFGKAILVTLLAIPLAMILDQKFLTRNIHRAIFFFPSIPSGLLLAYIWGFILAPIGSGVLNTVLRELFNIGPQPWLSDPLLAKLSTIVVATWAITGWHAVLYLAFLQSIPKDYYEAASIDGASRFQQIRYITIPLLAPAMTVSVMLLLTGGLKVFEIPFALTKGGPGYETYSITQVIVLRGISETQYGLASAMSIVFFLIVLAIAIFQVTVMQRREQGLQ, encoded by the coding sequence ATGACTAAATTTGCTCGCCAACTACAGTTTCAAATGTTTTTGCTTCCGATTCTTGTTATATACTCCGTGTTTACGATCTATCCGCTGATCAAATCGTTTTTTTTGAGCTTTACAAATTTTGACGGATATACGGAAGCGTATGACTTTATAGGCTTGAAAAACTATGCGCGGATTTTTAGTGATGATGCGATTACATCCGCCATTTCCTATACGTTATTTTTTACGTTTGGCAAGGCGATCCTGGTTACGCTGTTAGCTATTCCGCTCGCGATGATCTTGGACCAGAAGTTTCTGACAAGAAACATTCATCGCGCGATCTTTTTCTTCCCGTCCATCCCAAGCGGTCTGCTGCTTGCCTATATTTGGGGATTTATCCTGGCGCCGATTGGGTCGGGCGTACTGAATACGGTGCTTAGAGAGCTGTTTAACATCGGTCCGCAGCCATGGCTGTCCGATCCGTTACTGGCGAAGCTGTCTACGATCGTTGTGGCCACATGGGCGATAACAGGGTGGCATGCCGTGTTATATCTGGCCTTTCTGCAATCCATTCCGAAGGATTATTATGAAGCGGCCTCTATCGATGGGGCGAGCCGTTTTCAGCAGATCCGATATATCACGATTCCGCTCCTTGCGCCTGCGATGACGGTCAGCGTGATGCTGCTGCTTACCGGCGGGCTCAAGGTATTCGAGATTCCATTCGCCTTGACCAAGGGCGGGCCTGGCTATGAGACGTACTCGATCACCCAGGTTATCGTATTAAGGGGAATATCGGAGACACAGTATGGTCTAGCATCAGCGATGTCGATCGTCTTTTTCCTCATCGTGTTAGCGATTGCGATCTTCCAGGTTACAGTTATGCAGCGAAGGGAGCAGGGGCTACAATGA
- a CDS encoding ABC transporter substrate-binding protein, whose translation MKKTSLMLLITILCLSSVLAACGSNSNTGQTGGNEGKTNSATKGNGADKPVKLSILSWNNEKEMKPVIDGFTEKYPHITFDFQFAPPVKDYIAKLQTMLLSNTAPDIFIIAAENRNEVIDGGYALDLTDEPFMSVMLDSNKPMLSKAGRTYAFTQSGWAGGLFYNKQLFQQAGINQLPETWDEFIQVCLKLKEAGIIPLYDRMHDITIIHSAMFGSNVLSKDPAFDEKLFKGEATFAEGWTEVLTMWKEGLIDNKILTPDMIGLTSDQVMNEFSLGNVAMFPGGPWNISTIEKTNPDIEFEIMAIPGKEPGNKYYNGAPGVGFAVNSKAKNKEAALLFLEYMSTQEGLKKFEEGTGGIITAHGYETKVHPAYAPAYNDGLMAGKIYLPMVSWERHQEALRNQFLVSIQDIAVNKITPEQATASLDKKLQEMENK comes from the coding sequence ATGAAGAAAACGTCTCTGATGCTTTTGATCACGATCCTTTGTTTATCTTCTGTGCTCGCTGCATGCGGCAGTAACAGCAATACGGGCCAAACAGGCGGTAATGAAGGCAAGACCAACAGTGCGACAAAGGGTAACGGTGCAGATAAACCGGTCAAGCTAAGCATTCTTTCCTGGAACAATGAAAAAGAGATGAAGCCTGTCATCGACGGCTTCACAGAGAAGTATCCGCATATTACATTCGACTTTCAATTCGCACCACCTGTAAAAGATTATATTGCCAAGCTTCAGACGATGCTGCTGTCGAATACGGCACCTGATATTTTCATCATCGCCGCAGAAAACCGTAATGAGGTTATCGATGGCGGTTACGCACTGGATCTGACGGACGAACCCTTCATGTCCGTGATGCTGGACAGCAACAAACCGATGCTGAGTAAAGCTGGCAGAACGTATGCCTTCACGCAGAGCGGATGGGCAGGCGGCTTGTTCTATAACAAGCAATTGTTCCAACAGGCCGGCATCAATCAACTGCCAGAAACATGGGATGAGTTCATCCAGGTCTGCTTGAAGCTGAAAGAAGCGGGCATCATTCCACTCTATGACAGAATGCATGATATTACGATTATTCATTCCGCTATGTTCGGCAGCAATGTCCTGTCGAAGGACCCGGCGTTCGATGAGAAGCTGTTCAAGGGCGAGGCAACATTTGCTGAGGGCTGGACAGAAGTGTTAACGATGTGGAAGGAAGGGCTGATCGATAATAAAATTTTGACGCCAGACATGATCGGTCTGACAAGCGATCAGGTGATGAACGAGTTCTCCCTGGGCAACGTGGCGATGTTCCCTGGCGGCCCTTGGAATATCTCCACCATAGAGAAGACGAATCCCGACATTGAGTTCGAAATTATGGCGATTCCAGGAAAAGAGCCCGGCAATAAATATTACAACGGTGCTCCTGGTGTAGGCTTCGCTGTTAACAGCAAAGCGAAAAACAAGGAAGCAGCACTGCTGTTCCTGGAGTATATGTCCACGCAAGAAGGGCTGAAGAAATTCGAGGAAGGTACAGGCGGCATCATTACTGCCCACGGCTATGAAACCAAAGTCCACCCGGCGTATGCCCCGGCCTATAACGACGGGCTGATGGCAGGAAAGATTTACTTGCCGATGGTATCGTGGGAGAGACACCAAGAAGCGCTGCGCAACCAGTTCCTTGTCTCCATCCAGGATATCGCAGTAAACAAAATCACACCGGAGCAAGCAACGGCTTCATTAGATAAGAAGCTGCAGGAAATGGAAAATAAATAA